A window of Glycine soja cultivar W05 chromosome 2, ASM419377v2, whole genome shotgun sequence genomic DNA:
AGCACAAACAGATAAGGGGAGAGATGATCCCCTTGTCTAAGACCCCGCTGCCCTTTGAAGTGGCCATAAATGGATCCATTGACTGCCACACTAAAGGAAGTGGAAGAAACACATTCCATGATCCAAGTACAAAACTGAGCTGGGAAGCCAATGGACTTAAGCATCCAATCCAAGAATTCCCAGGAAATGAAATCATAAGCTTTATGCAAGTCAATTTTCAGGAGACATATCGAAGAGGATCTTTTCCGTGCATATTTGCACAAAATCTCTTGAACTAGAAAGATGTTGTCCATCATCTTTCTGTTTTTAATGAAGACAGTTTAAGAATAAGCACAATAATAGCATGATtgatctattttaaaattttaatcacaTGTTTTTATATGCATTTATAGTCCTGCTAATAAACATGAAAACTAGCACTGTATACTAGTACTTGACATGgtcacaatatttatttatatattaaaacctTGGGTCATGCTAACCAGACAAGAGAAATTTGAGAGAGAATAATAAAAAGACAGAACAATCAACGTGTAGTTCGCGTTTTCTTTCCCTTTCAGGAACACAGGTAGTCTCGGTTACCGAGCATCATCTCTCTCTGTTTTTATCCCTATTATCTTCTCTTCCCATTTTTTGGTCAACCTTTGGTCGTtggtttttttctctctttccatTCCATGTCTTCCTTTCTCTGGTTCAAATGACTTAGAGACCCTTAAGCACTCTAGAATATAGGGCAAACTAGCCATCTTCTTCAGTTTTctgtttctttctctcttttttttgcaGCGTTTTGAAGCCTCTTCCAAGTGTCTCTTACTCAAGATTTCCCTCTGGTTCATTCTCTCAAGCTGCTGTTGAGTTCATCTTCCCTCTTAACTCAAAGGGTAACATAACACCCTGTATGTaatatttattcttcttttgcTCTTCACGTCTTTCCCATGTTAGTTAAGTGCTAAAAGTTCAAACTTTTTTGTTCTCATGCCTCAGTTTATTTGATGGGCCATCCCCAGATGAAAAATCATCTCAGTTTTTGCTTCTGGGAATCTGAGTTTTGTTGCTTGACTTGCAAGTGACTTTGGTCTTGTGGTTGGGGAAACAGTGACCTTTCTCAATTTTGCTTATTTAATTTGGGCTTAGTTTgtttagtaatcgattatgtCAGCTAGCTTTTCAATTGAGATGGGTACTTAAAGGggtttaatttcttcttttgcttctaAATTAAGTCAAACAGTCGTTTGACTCAATTGGAATCTTGTATATTTGGGGTCATGGATAACTCAAATGATTCATCATCATCCTTGAGTTTTGTATCATCTCGCCTTTCACATGGTTCTAGTAATCACAACGTGTCTTCCTCCACCAGCAATGAGCATGGggcaaatattgaaattttgagTCTGAATAAGCTCAGTGGAAGCCTTGAGAAGCTATTGATTGAGACTGAGTATGATTATAGTGATGCTGAGATTCTTGTTGAAGACATCCCTGTGGGTATTCATCGCTGTATATTGGCGTCGCGTAGTCTGTTTTTCCATGAGCTTTTTAAGAAAGGGACTGATGGATCAGGCAAGGAAGGAAAGCCAAGGTATCTCATGTCAGATTTGGTGCCTTATGGCACAGTTGGATATGAAGCTTTCCAAGTGTTCTTGTACTATTTGTATACTGGAAGGTTAAAGGCTTCACCAACAGAAGTGACAACATGTGTCGATGAAACATGTACCCATGATGCATGCCGCCCTGCTATCAATTATGCCTTAGAGCTGATGTATGCTTCTGCCACTTTTCAGATGAAAGAGCTGGTTTTACTTTTTCAGGTATATTGTGTTTTTTATTGTGTCATTTCTAGTTCTTCTTCCTTTATCTTATTACTATTTTTGCATGTAAAGAGGAAATGTGACAAATTCCGAGCAATTCCACACAATCATTCTGGTCTGAATAACATAGAAATACTACCAGTTATCCCAATGTTTACCTAAGACTAAAAGCAGATAATTGTTGTACTTTTGGCAAGTTTTTGGAAATTGTTTCCAATTTACATGTGTGCCTTTTGGAATGTGTTCAACACTTTATCTATGCTCCTAGTGAACAAATTTTGAAATAGATGTACACCTAGCCTACCTGCACACACACATGCACACTTGTGACTACACTATGTACCTTTGTCCACTAAGCTCTTCTGATTTTCCACTGCTGCTTTTAACTTCTAACATATATCTTGAAGATGATATTTAGTCATCCTATATTACATTCTCCGTTACTTCTATGCTTCTctattattacaaaaaaaaaaaaagacagctATCTTTTGCTTAACAAATCTAATGTAAATATCTCTTCACTGATGCAGCGGCATCTCCTAAATTTTGTTGAGAAGGCTCTTGTGGAAGATGTCATTCCTATTCTTATGGCTGCTTTCAACTGCCAACTAGACCAGCTTCTCTCTCAGTGCATTCGTAGAGTAGCAAGGTCTGACTTTGACAACACATCTTTGGAAAAAGAGCTCCCTCGTGAAGTTGTGACTGAAATCAAATTGCTCCGACTCCCATTTCAGCCAGAATCCACACCTAATGCAATGGAAGTGGAGTCCTTGAATGAAAAGAGTATAAGGAGAATCCACAAGGCATTGGACTCTGATGATGTTGAGCTACTGAAGCTTCTTCTAAATGAGTCTAGTGTCACTCTAGATGATGCACATGCCCTGCACTATGCTTGTGCCTATAGCGATTCTAAGGTTATTCAAGAAGTTCTTAGTCTAGGCATGGCTGATATTCTTCGTAGAAATTCCCGAGGATACACAGTTCTTCATGTGGCTGCAAGGCGAAAGGATCCATCCATTTTGGTAGCACTACTGAATAAAGGGGCGTGTGCATCAGATACCACTCCAGATGGACAAACTGCTCTTGCAATTTGTCAGAGGTTGACGAGATACAAGGATTATCAAGAGCAAACAGTCCAGTGTAAGGAATCTAACAAGGACAGGCTCTGTGTTGATGTCCTGGAGAGGGAGATGAGAAGAAATTCTATGACTGTGAATATGTCTGTTTCATCACAGCTAACAGCCAATGATTTGCACATGAGACTGGATTACCTTGAAGATAGAGGTAGGGCTTTCTCTTGTCTAGGTCACTTTGTTTCTATGCATATTGGGTTTTGGACCTTTTACTGGTTGAGCTGGAAAGTTGAAAGGGTAAAAATCTGCAATAAATATCTGTGCACAATCAAATCCTCCTAATTACTGTTATAATGGTAACTTATTAATTACAAATACATAGTTAATGCCAACAAGCTGTTATTTTACTTTAGGAATATGCATGCATCATAATCCCAACAAAACTATAGTTGCATGATGCTTTTAAATTTGGAAGTCTATGGACATCATCTAATTAAAATGCTCCATATGTTGCAGTTGCATTTGCTCGGCTGTTTTTTCCTGCTGAGGCTAGGGTAGCCATTGAGAATGCTGAAGCAGATTCATCGTCGATGTACGCAAACTCATCGGCTTTGAAGGGCACAAATGGCAACCTGAAACAAGTAGATCTAAATGAATCTCCCTCTGCTCATACCAGAAAACTTCAGTTAAGATTACATGCCCTTATGAAAACAGGTATGTCcaagacaattttgaaatagCATCCTATAGAGGTTATGCATCTGTGGAATGTGGATATGACTTGTTCTATTAACACCAAATCAAGCTTGCTTGTATGTTGCCTTGGTTGGAACATTCCAAAATTGTGAAAATCTCAGAATTACCCGATgccaagaaaaaaagaaaaaataaaagtgaccaCTTACACAGATGGAGTGTAGTAACTACtaattaataaagaaattttttatcacTTGTAgtactcttattttattttatataagcaaagtttatttaaaaacagGGTACAAGGGATACTCTAACTCATGTACAAGAGTCTTATAAGACCAAATCAGACGGATAAGAGACAAGTTATACTGTTATAGGATTAGTTGTCCAATCAGAAAAAGGAGCATTGAACACTACTTATTTTTCCTTAAAAGCATGTCTAGGATCTAACCTTAATGAATTCTAGTGTGCTAGTGAAGTTAAAAGGAAAAACCCGAAACAAAATATTGTTTCTCATAATCTAAGTAGACCATATCATAGCGTACCAAATAAGATATCAAATGgaactcatttttttccttcttatgaTAGAGTTAACCATGCAATTGTAGTACTTTATAACTTAACACAAATGGAAATGAATTTAGTGCAACTTGCAATTGTAGAGGAAAAAGAATGATGGTGGTTTAATGTTGTTACTAAAACTCTGTGAATGCTTTCTGAATTGTGTACAGTTGAGAATGGTAGGCGCTTCTTTCCCCATTGCTCTGAAGTGCTTGATAAGTTTCTGGAAGATGACGATATGCCAGATGTTTTCTTCCTAGAGAAGGGCAGTGAAGACGAGCAGAGAATCAAGAAAGCACGCTTCATGGAACTTAAAGATGATGTGCAGAAGGCATTTCACAAGGATATGGCTGAAAATAACCATTCTGGTTTTTCATCTACGGTGTCTTCCTCATCTTCCTCAACTCGTAGGGAAGGTCTTAACCATAGAGTGAGGAGAAAATGAAGCCCATGTTCTTCTAGAGTAGAgtgttgcaacttgcaagtagaAGCAGTGACATATTTGGCAAATAAGATGTTCTGTTAAATTAGGGGTTTTTGCTGATGAACATGGGAGATTTTTACTAGCTTGATTTAGTTTCTTATAGTTGTTGGaccaagagaagagaagaaggaaaaaaaggaagacGAATTGGCTTAGTAATATCTTTGTTCCTTTTCCAAGACCCAAAAGTGTGTATTTTTTACTTTGTTATATGATCCTAGATTGTTATATAACTGAAAATCTCACCTCctgtaataattactttaaagatGACATGCAAGACTATTTAAAAGTCATTTCCAATTGATTATCCTTGCAAAATTGTATGTCCGTTGTACACCaaaataattgtatatattGAAAACATATAAATACTAAACTCTTGTTTCAGTTGCAAGGAGTCACCCTTGTCTTCAACAAAGTAATGGAAGGTTTGATGTGGACTTATTGCTATAGTGAAGCTGGTTGAGTgttgtttagattttttatttatttttagaattgataTATtactataaaacaaaataatatatcgGGCATCTAAAAAGATTAGTGGGATGAATATCACCTTTACTGTTAAAGTCAttatttgtaaattgtaatgaaATGATAACTGTGATGTTACTCGTCAACCAACCAAATTAAAAGgtgaaattacatttttttgccttttcaaCAAGACACGTGGGATTATGTTATCAGACATCAAGCCATaaactatttatatattaaaggaTTAATGGATTCCAGCACAACTCACGGAGGGTgtctcaatatttttaatttttttcccttatTTTAATCCTCTGAGTCacttccttcattttttttcttccttttcttaacttttttattcGTATTGCTACTGGGCTAcggtcaagaatcaagaaactTGTTGGTAGAAAGCCCAACAAAATAGATGTAGACATGGCAAGAAAATCGGTACCCGTCTAAATCAGTTTTGATTTTGACGGGTAATACCCGAGTTGATCAGGTATGGATTCGGGTTTGGATTTTCTCCGATAACCAAAAGTCGGGTATGGGTTCCACCCCGACCTCGAACCTGGACCCGCCCCGTCacttaatttttagaatttttgcataatttaatcaaaagacctagaatttttattactagttaattttattttagaatttttacataatttaacatttttttcttaacgatttttgtagacacatgtgctataataaatttactgatatataagtagttaaaaacaaatgtttaacaatcaatttattttttctaaaatcaaatttttaatattttctttacaaaaaaaattatttttctaatttgaatcgGGTACGGGACGGGGTCGGGGATATCTGATACCCAACGGGTACGGGgatgagataataaattttaatccgtCAGGTATCGGGTACGGGTATGGGGACATGTTGGGGAGTTGGGGTCGGGGATTGGGGAGACAATACCCGTCCCCGTCCCGCCCCATTGCCATGTCTAAGCAAAAGTAAGTGGTAGCAAGccccaaaagaaaaagatgtcCTCTTAAGCTCACCACGCACATTAACTTGAGGGAGATACTATTGGCTCTTTCCCAATTTGCTCCTGGCTCTTACCCAATTGTGAAAAATCCCTTTTGCCCCCATTTCAAAAAAATCCCCCCACCCCATCACCCACCCACtccatttctcttttcttcttcttcttcctccccaacccttcatctccttcttctccatagttcctcttcctcctcccaCCCCCTAACCCTTCCTTCTtccctcttccttctccataaCCTCAACCCCTGTGGGGTTGACATGTGGCCTTATCTTTTGAAGAGAGTGTTGATGTTATGCCACCTAGGGGTCCTTAAGCTTGCACCCCTAACTAGCTATATTAGGTTTACAAGGTTTTTCACCCCTGTGTCATTTTGCCAGTGGACAGACGACCATCATGTTTTCCTATGCGTTTACCGCCTATCTCAGTATAGCTACTGTTTAGCCCACCACTAACAAACTATGTACTAGGTCGAAATTATTTTTGCTAGGtaaatcaaaattgattttgttcattttttcccCTAAATTGTCACTTCACAAATAGTAAATAAGTGAAATTGCTCTTGTAGGATCGATTCTAGATGACGTCAAACATTCGACAGAGCTTGCTGGATCTCAGAACTATGCCAAAAGGCATGAGTCATCATTAGACCATACAACAAGCTTTGTAATTGTTGCAAGAGAGCTTCAAAGTTGGGTTCAACCTAGATAAGCAAAGGAAGAAGGCAGCCTCAAGAAGGGTGACAAAGacagatgattttttttgtattattataattattattaacttttgATGTAgcatgcacaattttttttgttttgacatatttatattatgcttaatttactttttttgtgtTGGTCAATTGTTTAAACAACACACACCTAATAGTAACAACAACGGTctctttaattgattaataaaataagcatCAACAACTAAACAAACACAGATAATACaaacttttcttaaaataaaataaaaaacatcatatgatttttataaaaataaagatatgacTACACAGATTTATCATGCATTAGAGCAATGATATTATCAGCAAATCTTGGTTTCTTTAGTTTGCGCGACAGGATAAGGATTTCATCTAGAAATCGGTCAAAAGTTACATTCAACTCAATCAAACCTTTGttcctaaattttgaaaagataaaaaaaaaaacattttttcccaCATCATCAGTGTATTTAAGCTTCACACCGACAATAAAAAAGATCAAGTAAAATTCTACAACCTCCGATGGTTTTTCGTAAGGCATCGAGCGACATGTCCTCGCTTATTGTGACGACTTTAGGACCAAAAAGACATTCAAACAATATCCCTTTAGTTGATGAAATAATGTCACCATCGCAAAATACAACAACAGATACATTCTCCATGATTTAAACAATATGGTGAATATTAAGCAAGTATTGAGTTGCATCAAACTCTTACTGTTATTTGCATTAGGGATTTATTGTTCTCTTGTGAGCCATACCAAACCAACGTTTAAGATCGCATCAACAATATAAACGGTTGAGAACACATCTATATTTAATACAGTTGGTATACGTATTAGAAAAAAGTTACACAATAGAATCAGGATTTTGTTTTGATGTTGAAAAGTTACATAACAAAATCttgattttgttgtgttaagGGAGGTGCCAAAAGATATAACAACGGAATCATGATTCCATTGTTATATATGAagcggaaaaaaaaatataacgaaATCGTGATTCCGTTGAATACATATACAacagaatcatgattttgttgtgatGTAGGGGTGCGAAAACCATTTTACAATGAAATTATTGCATTTTGttcaatgaaatcatgatttagtggaaaaggtatttttgaaataaaaaaaatcctaacccCTTAGTAGGGGCCAAGAGCAATGAGAGTGGGGCCAATAGTAACTCCCTTGACTTGATAATAGAATTATTTAGGCAAAGGCACTTTCACTTTTAACATTGGTTAATTAATTACCAAATATTTTTGCATGTTTGAAATGTTTATCAAATGAGTTTAATAGTCATCTACTAACATTTATACTGTCATTTAATCATAGTTCATCATTaatacaacttttaaaataattattataaaagttaacaaatttatcatacgTGAGTTGTTATTAAATGACGATGTTTTacatgtataatatttttctcttatcaAATTAGCaagctttttttgttttcctcatTGCATGGGACCTTTtacatacaaataaaatataaaagtagagaataaaaaaaatactcattcaATAATTTAAGGGGTTTTCttagtaatgaaaataaaataaaaaacatttgtttAAAACTTTTAGTTTAGAAAACTCTTAAAAGTATCTAATGTCAATTGAAGATTGTTTTCCAGGTAACTTGTAAATATCTAAtgtcaattaatttgatttaagcattgattaataaattaaatatcatatttattgagcaattaattaattaagggcGGTTAACTTTTGATTTGATAAGAAATCTCTACGTCATAtaacagaaaattaaaataagaaatgtaATTCAAAAGTAAAATGTTGTTTCCCTTTGAAGAATGATATCTGAAATTTATGGTATACAAATGGATTGATacattcttccttcttcttttttacacattttaaaACTGATTACTAAGATATCTTGCAAATTGATTAAATGAATTGAATGGGTTGCTCATGCGCTTCAACACATGGTAAATTGAGATGTATACAATTCTAACTGAAAAGTATCACACATTGTAACAGTTATCTCCTAACCATTTTGGCAAACTTCTGAGGGCCTAGAAGTGAAAAACCATAGGCAGTAGGTAGTGATAATAGCTTCTTTACTTTTCCTACATATGCCCTTTTTGTGAAGTTATTATAATCATTGGCTTCAATGGAATCTAATATTTGCCTATACAACAACAATGATGCCCACACAGGCCACCTGCTAGCTGAGTTGAGGTCTGCAACTCCCCTCTCTGCTTCATCAAAAAACATCCTCGCCCTCTTTATTTGTCCCTTCATGAATTTCCGCCATTTGTCTGTAACTCTTCCGCTGAAAATGTCTTCATCTGAAAGCCCAGCTAGTGCCAATTCATCTTGTGGGAGATATACTCTTCCTCTTCTAGCACTATAATGATCAAGAACCATACCAAATTAGACAAAACATAATTTGAATGACATGGAGACAGTTAAacttaagagtttaattttcaagtaTGTACATTAAAGGTTATACACTGTCAACTGATTGATTAAAAAAGTAACTATTACAAAAACCAACAATCCTACCATACATGAGAATctataattaaattctaaaattgaatgTTATGGAGCATGGGCTTAGTTGATTCTATAAAACTAgagttaattttttgtttgttgttaatgttgttacttTTGTCCATTCCTTGGAATGTTATGGTGTGAGATACCCTTGAGTGGCATGATTTCAAATGtcatttctttactttttttggtttaattgcATGACATTGAAGTGTTCAAAGAAACTTACTCCTCTCCAACATCTCTGAGTATGTTAGTAAGTTGATTAGCAATGCCTAGAGCCAATGCAGCATTATAAATGCTCTCTGTTGAAGCATTTGCTTCTGGTGCTATCCCCATTACTGGGACACTCATAAGGCCTACTGTCCCAGCAACATAGTAGCAATAAAGGTAGAGCTCATCAAAGTTATCGTATCTTGACTTTCTCAGGTCCATCCTCATCCCTTCGATCATGTCCTTGAATGGCTGTTCCAAAGAGACAATTCAATAGCATTAGCTTCAGTTTTAGCACATAAAAAGAAGGTTCAATCTAGTTTCATAATTTTGTTTCGTTAGAACTAATTAGTCCTCTATTTCGTATAAAATGACCAATTTAATTCTAGTTACTAATTTTAACATGTTATATCTAAAGGATAAATAAAACTTACATAAAGTTGCATAGGCGTTATCTGCATTGTTTTCGAATCAgaattgaagttttattttgacAATATGCGTAACAAAGGTTAGCATTAAATGCCAACATAGATTATAAAGGTGATACTCCAATTTTGATCAGAGATTAACATCAAAACCAACTAAAGAACTTCATGTAAGTTTGTTCTAAAAAGATGTAATTCTCAATCTTAGATTTGGCTATGTAAAGTACCTGAATATCAACTGGGTACTTTGAGACAGTATGTGAGAGGGCAGCATCATACATATCATAGGGTCGACCTTCAAAAACATCACTCAGTCGTTGCTCCCACCTGTCCAAGGCCCCGGGGGTGATGTGCGAAGCATTTGGGCCATCCACTAGCTCATCAGTTCTTCTGCACCACACTGCAATGCACAATGAATAATTGTCAATTCCAAAACAAGTCTCACTGGAGAAGCTGAAATAGCAGTGAGTGTGTAATCTAATCTAATCACACATACCATAAATTGCCCAAATAGCTTTTCGGCGCTCTGCAGTCATCAATTGTGTGCCTAAAATTTACAGTTTTCAAGATGAGTAAATTCAACAGCAAAATATACTATTAacaattagaattttaaaatccattaaaaatagtaaaaatattttaatctagcTGCTAAGTAGCTTGCCTGTAGCACAACAAAACATAAGGCATATATAAGATGAATTGAACTTTGTAATTTGACTCCATAAGGTTTAGGAACAAAGAaacatttcaattaaaataacattgtaGTGGGTCAGGAGAAATTATTGCGTGGTCTGAGATGTCATTATTTCCAACCATCTCTGCATAactcaaaattgaattttattaactttttttcgtAAATTGAAAAACTTGATTACATGTCATGGAAAGATTAACTAAGATCATGAACACGTAACTTGaactagtaattttttttttgacacgtAGAGACATTATTTAGTTATGATGTGGTAAAAGAAGAGGacaaaaattcaatttgaaacaGAAATAATGAATGAGATAAGGCTCAAATCAAAAGATAAACAAGTACCTAAGTAAAATGTCTTGGCATACTCAGCACAGACTTCACCACACCGATCATAAGCTGCATTCAACAGATCCACATTGGTGAAATCACCTTCAACGTCTTTGTCCAAATCTA
This region includes:
- the LOC114401604 gene encoding regulatory protein NPR3-like gives rise to the protein MDNSNDSSSSLSFVSSRLSHGSSNHNVSSSTSNEHGANIEILSLNKLSGSLEKLLIETEYDYSDAEILVEDIPVGIHRCILASRSLFFHELFKKGTDGSGKEGKPRYLMSDLVPYGTVGYEAFQVFLYYLYTGRLKASPTEVTTCVDETCTHDACRPAINYALELMYASATFQMKELVLLFQRHLLNFVEKALVEDVIPILMAAFNCQLDQLLSQCIRRVARSDFDNTSLEKELPREVVTEIKLLRLPFQPESTPNAMEVESLNEKSIRRIHKALDSDDVELLKLLLNESSVTLDDAHALHYACAYSDSKVIQEVLSLGMADILRRNSRGYTVLHVAARRKDPSILVALLNKGACASDTTPDGQTALAICQRLTRYKDYQEQTVQCKESNKDRLCVDVLEREMRRNSMTVNMSVSSQLTANDLHMRLDYLEDRVAFARLFFPAEARVAIENAEADSSSMYANSSALKGTNGNLKQVDLNESPSAHTRKLQLRLHALMKTVENGRRFFPHCSEVLDKFLEDDDMPDVFFLEKGSEDEQRIKKARFMELKDDVQKAFHKDMAENNHSGFSSTVSSSSSSTRREGLNHRVRRK
- the LOC114401622 gene encoding phytoene synthase 2, chloroplastic-like, which gives rise to MSGVLLWVSSGPKENINSLVSFSCRSGGGGERTQKRFSGISFASGASAFSSAVAAETLRSSEERVYEVVLKQAALVKENKRGTKIALDLDKDVEGDFTNVDLLNAAYDRCGEVCAEYAKTFYLGTQLMTAERRKAIWAIYVWCRRTDELVDGPNASHITPGALDRWEQRLSDVFEGRPYDMYDAALSHTVSKYPVDIQPFKDMIEGMRMDLRKSRYDNFDELYLYCYYVAGTVGLMSVPVMGIAPEANASTESIYNAALALGIANQLTNILRDVGEDARRGRVYLPQDELALAGLSDEDIFSGRVTDKWRKFMKGQIKRARMFFDEAERGVADLNSASRWPVWASLLLYRQILDSIEANDYNNFTKRAYVGKVKKLLSLPTAYGFSLLGPQKFAKMVRR